The DNA region TGCTGCGCCATGAAGGAATTCACGGCATAACCGTATATTTAGGCGCGGAGAAGGCGGATATACAGTTCGACCCCTCTTTAATAAAGGAAAAATCTATAGTCGATACTATAAGCGGCCTTGGGTATAAGGTTTTAACGGGAAGCGGTGAGGTCTCCGGCAAATCCTTCTTAGAAATATTTTTTAGGGGAGAATGGACCTTTGACCTGTTAAGGATAGGATTTGTCTTTCTGTTGCTCGCCCTTAGTTTCACAGGCATAACAAAATCAATCACGGCAATAGACCTGTTTTCGATATTTGCCGTAATAGTCGGCGGCTATCCTTTGATAAGGCACGCCTTCATAGATTTAAAAAACAGGACTGTCACAGCCGATGTCTTCATGGCGCTGGGAGTCGTTGCCGCCGCTGCAATAGGAGAATTCCGCTCAGCCGCCATAATAGCCTTTTTCATGCTCATAGCAGAGTTCCTCGATTCTTTTACCATGGAAAAAGCGAGGAAAGCCATAAAGGAATTAATTGAAATGGCTCCAAAGACAGCAAGGGTGAAAAGAGAAGATGCAGAGATGGAAGTCCCTGTGGAAGATATAAAAAGGGGCGATATTGTTGTTGTTAAGCCCGGCGAAAAAATCCCTGTTGAAGGTGTGATAATCTCGGGAAGGGGTTCGATAAATCAGGCACCGATTACAGGTGAATCAATCCCTGTGGAAAAAAAGGAAGGTGACATTGTATACGCAGCAACAATTAATCAACTTGGTGTTTTATTCATAAAGGTAACTCACACAGGAGAAGACACCACATATTCAAGGATTATAAGGCTCGTTGAAGAGGCAGAGGCGTCAAAGGCTCCTGTCCAGAAGATAGCAGATAAATTCGCCTCATACTTTACGCCTGCAATCTTAGTCATCGCAATCATCACATTTTTAATTACATGGAAGATAACGAACACCATTGCGGTTATTGTTGTGGCATGTCCCTGCACCGTTGCCATAGCTACGCCGCTTGCAGTGGTGGCGAGCATGGGCAGGGCAGCAAAAAAGGGCATTATTATAAAGGGAGGCCGTTACCTCGAAGCCCTGATCATGATGACAAGGAGATAATATCTTGTGCTGCAGCAGTGGAACGATACTCAGAGCATCCCCTCGCAAAGGCGATAATCAAAAAGGCATCAGAAATGGAGGCTGCGGTTCCTGAGCCGGATGAATGCAGGGTCATTCCTGGAATGGGCATAGAAGTTACTGTAAACGGCAAAAAGATAGTCCTCGGAAGCAGGGAGATGTTGAGAATATCGGATATAGCCATTTCGGACGAGATCGAAAGATATATTCACGACAGGGAAGAGAATGGCAAGACAGCCCTCCTTTTATCCCATGACAACACTGTCTGCGGAGTTATATGCGTGGCTGACATTGTAAGGGAGGGGAGCATAGAGGCCATAGCCTCCTTGAAAGGGCTCGGTTTTGATGACCCGATTATGCTTACAGGCGATAATCCGAGAACAGCTAATGCCATTGCCTCATCCCTCGGCATTAAAAATGTCGTGGCGCAACTACTGCCTGAAGATAAGGTAAGTAAGATAAAAGAGCTTGCATCAAAAGGCAAAAGAGTCTTGATGGTAGGTGACGGCATAAATGATGCGCCTGCCCTTGCACAGGCACATGTGGGCATAGCTATGGGAGCTGTTGGCTCTGATGCAGCAATTGAGGCATCGGATGTTGCATTAATGCGCGATGAGTGGAAGCAGATTCCGGAGGCGGTGATGATTGGAAGAAAGACGTTCAGCATTATAAAGCAAAATCTTGCGGTGGGTATAGTTTTCAATTTAGTCGGCATTACCCTCGCCTCAACAGGGATACTCTCTCCTGCAATGGCAGCAGTTGCCCATGTAATGCCCGATGTGCTTGTGTTTTTAAATTCTTCAAGATTACTTAGGTGAAAATTACCGAAGATAGGAGGCAGGTATGATGCGTGATTGGATGTGGGGAGATTGGATGTATGGATATGGTATGGGCTGGGGATGGTTTGGATTTATCCTGATGATAGCCTTCTGGGCACTGGTGATTTTAGGGATTGTCTATCTTGTGAAGGCAATTGCCGGTAGAGGTGCATCTCCTAAAGAAGAGACACCACTTGATATTCTCAAGAAGAGATATGCAAAAGGTGAAATTGACCAGGAAGATTTTGTCAAAAGGAAAAGGGATTTAGAGTAGAAGGGTTGATTTATGAATCAAAAATCTGATAGGTTCTGAAGGCAGTTTTAACTTCTGTGTGTTTTAGATTGTTAGAATATTGTTGTATAAGGCGAGGTTGGTTAATGATGAAGCTCTCTGTCTTATATATCCTGATGCCTTTAATTATGCTGTTGCCATCTGTCATTCATGGAGAGGTAAAGACGCTCAGTATCATTTATACAGGTGGCGTGAATGGTGAACTTGAGCCATGCGGTTGCTCTCCAAAGACTGATTTTGGCGGAGTGGCAAGGCGAGCGGGCTATCTTGCCGAACATCTAAAAAGGCTTTCTCCTTATATCCTTATAGATGCAGGGAATTTCCTCGATAAGGATACTCCTCAGGGGAGGCTCAAGGCAGAGGCAATGATAAAAGCACTCAGCATTATGAAGTATGATGTAGTGGCAGTTTCAAAAAATGAAAAGCAATTTCCCACTAACTTTTTTTTCGAACTTTCAAAGAAATATAGAGTGCCTGTTATTTCTGATATGACGGAATATAGACAGTCGGTCTCTATAAGGCGTGATGGTATTGAGGTTAACCTGAGTATAAATCCAGAGAATTTTCACATTATCCTGGACAGTAGTGTTTCTTAACATAACTGTAACATAACTGTAACATTGTTGTAACAAACGGATTTTATAATTTTCCGTTAAAAACTTTTATGAGGAAAAAGGTCAGGTTTAAAGAGTTTCTTATAGAGGCCATTCTATTTTTAAGTGCTGCCTCCTCCATATTTATTACACTGAGCATTGTAGTTATTTTATTTTATGAGTCCTACGGCTTCTTTAAAGAGATTCCGATTATAGAGTTTCTGACAGGCACTCAGTGGACTCCCCTTTTTGCAGAACCAAAGTTCGGCGTCCTTCCACTTGTTGCAGGGACTCTCCTGACAACTTCAATTGCACTTTCAGTTGCATTGCCATTGGGTCTGATTGCTGCGATATATTTAAGCGAATATGCACCTCACAGGGTAAGAGAGGTGATAAAGCCAATACTCGAACTCCTGGCAGCGGTGCCGACTGTGGTATATGGTTATTTTGCATTACTCTTCTTAACCCCCATACTTCAGAAATTTTTACCAGACCTTTCGGGTTTCAATGCCTTAAGCCCTGGAATTATAATGGGGATAATGATTATACCCTATGTGAGTTCTGTGAGTGAGGATGCCATGAAGGCTGTCCCGATGCATATAAGGGAGGGCTCGTATGCAATGGGCGCTACAAGACTACAGACAGCCTTCAAGGTCATTATACCTGCTGCATTTTCAGGGATAGCAGCAGCGTTTATCATGGGAATATCGAGGGCAATAGGTGAGACCATGGTGGTTGCAATTGCTGCTGGAATGATGCCGAATTTCACATTCAATCCCTTAGAGCCTGTTCAGACCTTTACCTCATATATAGTCCAGGTAAGCCTCGGTGATGTTCCGTATGGGACATTGGAATATAAAACAATATTTGCGGCAGGCATCGCCCTGTTCTTTATGACACTTTTTTTTAATATCTTTGGATTCTTCTTAAGGGCAAAGTTAAGAGAAAAATACTAAATATGGAAGACATTAAGAGACGAATAAAGATCTCAAAATACTGGGACTACACCTTCGCAATCACTGGACTCCTTTCCTCCTTTGTCGGCCTTGCACTATTATTTGCGCTCTTTCTGGATTTATTCATTGATGGCTCTCCGAGGTTGAGTTACAAATTCTTCACATCGTTCCCATCAAGGTTTCCAGAAGAGGCAGGGATACTCTCTGCATGGGTTGGGACGACCCTTGTAATGGTCGTTACAGCGCTAACAGCCTTACCACTCGGCGTTGCTGCAGGGATATACCTTGAGGAGTATGCAAGGAAAAACTGGTTTACAGATATTATAGAGATTAATGTGGCAAACCTTGCAGGCGTCCCTTCAATCATCTATGGCCTCCTTGCACTGGGATTATTTGTATATTTCCTGAGGCTTGGTGAGAGCATTCTTACCGGTGGACTTGCCCTTGCCCTGTTGATATTGCCGGTTGTCATAATGGCAACGAGGGAGGCTATAAGGGCAATACCCAATTCCATAAGGGAGGCATCATATGCCCTGGGCGCTACAAAGTGGCAGACTGTCCAGCATCACATAATCCCCTATTCCACAGGCGGAATCCTCACAGGAATTATAATAGGGCTTTCGAGGGCTATCGGAGAGACAGCCCCGTTGATCACTGTCGGGGCATTGACCTTTATAGCCTTTCTTCCATCTTCGCCCATATCCTCGGAGTTTCCGTTCATATCATTTAAGTGGCTCATTGACCCTTTTACTGTTATGCCCATTCAACTTTTTAACTGGGTATCGAGGCCGCAAAAGGGGTTTCATGTAAATGCAGCAGCAGCAGGTATCGTACTTCTGATAATGACATTGATTATGAACGGCCTCGCAATTTATATTAGATATAGATTCAGGAAGAAAATAAGATGGTAACGGATAATCTAAAAGCTGAAGTCAAACAACTTAATTTCTATTATGGCTCTGTCCATGCCCTTAAAGACACCAATCTGCCTATAGCGCAAAGAAAGGTTACAGCCCTTATAGGTCCCTCAGGTTGTGGGAAGACAACATTTCTTAGATGCTTTAATCGCATGCATGATCTCTACCCTAATAACAGGTATGAAGGAGAAATCATCCTTTATCCTGACAATATTAATATCATCTCACCTGAGATTGACCCTATTGAGATAAGGATGCAGATAAGTATGGTCTTTCAGAAGCCAAATCCTTTCCCAAAGTCAATATACGAAAATGTTGCCTATGGCCTCAGGGTAAGAGGGGTCAGTAAGAGAAGCATACTCGATGAGAAAGTAGAGAAATCCCTGCGTGGTGCAGCCCTCTGGGATGAGATAAAGGATAGGCTTTATAAGCCAGCATTTGAGCTTTCTGGTGGGCAACAGCAGAGGCTTTGTATAGCGAGGGCACTCGCGACAGACCCTCGGATTCTCCTCTTTGATGAACCAACCTCAGCCCTTGATCCAACAGCGACTTCAAAAATCGAAGAACTTATAATAGAATTAAAAAATGAAGTAACCATAATAATCGTCACTCATAACATGCAACAGGCAGCAAGGGTATCGGACTATACTGCCTTTATGTATTTAGGGGAGATTATTGAATTTGACAAAACAGATAAGATATTCACAGCACCAACTAAGAAACTTACAGAGGAATATATTACAGGGAGGTTTGGATAAAGCATACTGAACCTCAACCTAATTTAAGCTGGAGGCAATATGACAACCGTCTTTGATAGAGAACTTGGAGAACTGAAAGAGAGGATATTGAGAATGGGTGCGATGGTTGAGACTGCCATAAGGGATTCTGTCGCTTCCCTCGTTGAAAGGGATTCTGAACTCGCAAGAAAAGTTATTGGGAATGACCCTAAGATTAATGCCCTTGATGTCGAGATAGACGAAGAATGTATAAGGCTCTTAGCTATCAGACAACCGAGGGCAGGGGATTTGAGGTTTATCACGACCGCAATGAAGATAACTACAGACCTTGAGAGGATGGGGGATTTAGCAGAGGATATTTCAGAAAGGGCAATCGAGCTCAATGAAGAGCCGATACTTAAGCCTTACATAGATATACCGAGGATGGCGGAAATATCAGGGGGGATGCTGAGGGATGCCCTCGATTCCCTGGTAAAAGGGGATACAAAACTTGCCATGGCTGTAATAAAGAGGGATGATCAAGTAGATATGCTTAATGTCCAGGTATTCAATGAACTGCTTTTTTTTATGATACAGGACCCACATACCGTATCAAGGGCTACGAGGATTACCTATGTGTCAAAATATCTTGAGCGAATCGGAGATCACGCTACCAACATCGCTGAAATGGTTATTTATATGGTAGAGGGAAAGATAATAAGGCATACAGGGCCAGCATGAGAATACTTGTTGTAGATGATGAGCCTGATCTGGTAGAACTTGTAAAATATAACCTTACAAAGGAAGGTTATTCTGTTGAATATGCTGAAAGTGGCGATAAGGCCCTTAAGAAAATAAGGGCAGAAAATTATGATCTCATTATCCTTGATTTAATGCTTCCTGGTATCCCGGGGCTTGAGCTTTGCAGAATCTTAAGAAAAGACGAAAAGACCGCTAAAATCCCTGTAATCATGCTCACAGCAAAGACAGACGAGGTCGATAAAATTCTTGGCCTTGAGATGGGCGCAGATGATTATGTAACAAAGCCCTTTAGCCCCAGGGAGCTTATAGCGAGGATAAAGGCTGTGTTAAGGAGAAGCGAGCAGGAGCGTGGCGCCAATAAAGAGGTAAAGATTGGGGAGCTCGCTGTAAATTTTGATACTTATGCTGTGAGTCTCAGGGGCAGGCCTATTAAGCTTAGCGCTACAGAGTTCAGGCTTCTCAGGTTTCTTATAGAACATAGAGGCAAGGTCTTCAGCCGTGACCACCTGCTTGATTCTGTCTGGAAGGGCGAGTCTTTTGTTGAACCACGGATAGTTGATGTGCACATAAGGCGTCTGCGGAGCCAGCTCGAGGATGACCCGAAGAACGCAAAGTACATCAAGACCATGAGGGGAGTGGGGTATTATTTCTCCGGAGATTAACTATTGAAATTATCAAAAAAAACTATAATTCCCCATGCCCTTTTAATATCTCTGATTTTTTTAGTTCTTGGATTCTATCTTTCCGAGCCCCT from Nitrospirota bacterium includes:
- the pstB gene encoding phosphate ABC transporter ATP-binding protein; translation: MVTDNLKAEVKQLNFYYGSVHALKDTNLPIAQRKVTALIGPSGCGKTTFLRCFNRMHDLYPNNRYEGEIILYPDNINIISPEIDPIEIRMQISMVFQKPNPFPKSIYENVAYGLRVRGVSKRSILDEKVEKSLRGAALWDEIKDRLYKPAFELSGGQQQRLCIARALATDPRILLFDEPTSALDPTATSKIEELIIELKNEVTIIIVTHNMQQAARVSDYTAFMYLGEIIEFDKTDKIFTAPTKKLTEEYITGRFG
- the pstC gene encoding phosphate ABC transporter permease subunit PstC codes for the protein MRKKVRFKEFLIEAILFLSAASSIFITLSIVVILFYESYGFFKEIPIIEFLTGTQWTPLFAEPKFGVLPLVAGTLLTTSIALSVALPLGLIAAIYLSEYAPHRVREVIKPILELLAAVPTVVYGYFALLFLTPILQKFLPDLSGFNALSPGIIMGIMIIPYVSSVSEDAMKAVPMHIREGSYAMGATRLQTAFKVIIPAAFSGIAAAFIMGISRAIGETMVVAIAAGMMPNFTFNPLEPVQTFTSYIVQVSLGDVPYGTLEYKTIFAAGIALFFMTLFFNIFGFFLRAKLREKY
- a CDS encoding cation-translocating P-type ATPase; this translates as MAKQDVIKTLTITVKGLDCAACAEKIEKALLRHEGIHGITVYLGAEKADIQFDPSLIKEKSIVDTISGLGYKVLTGSGEVSGKSFLEIFFRGEWTFDLLRIGFVFLLLALSFTGITKSITAIDLFSIFAVIVGGYPLIRHAFIDLKNRTVTADVFMALGVVAAAAIGEFRSAAIIAFFMLIAEFLDSFTMEKARKAIKELIEMAPKTARVKREDAEMEVPVEDIKRGDIVVVKPGEKIPVEGVIISGRGSINQAPITGESIPVEKKEGDIVYAATINQLGVLFIKVTHTGEDTTYSRIIRLVEEAEASKAPVQKIADKFASYFTPAILVIAIITFLITWKITNTIAVIVVACPCTVAIATPLAVVASMGRAAKKGIIIKGGRYLEALIMMTRR
- a CDS encoding response regulator → MRILVVDDEPDLVELVKYNLTKEGYSVEYAESGDKALKKIRAENYDLIILDLMLPGIPGLELCRILRKDEKTAKIPVIMLTAKTDEVDKILGLEMGADDYVTKPFSPRELIARIKAVLRRSEQERGANKEVKIGELAVNFDTYAVSLRGRPIKLSATEFRLLRFLIEHRGKVFSRDHLLDSVWKGESFVEPRIVDVHIRRLRSQLEDDPKNAKYIKTMRGVGYYFSGD
- the phoU gene encoding phosphate signaling complex protein PhoU, producing the protein MTTVFDRELGELKERILRMGAMVETAIRDSVASLVERDSELARKVIGNDPKINALDVEIDEECIRLLAIRQPRAGDLRFITTAMKITTDLERMGDLAEDISERAIELNEEPILKPYIDIPRMAEISGGMLRDALDSLVKGDTKLAMAVIKRDDQVDMLNVQVFNELLFFMIQDPHTVSRATRITYVSKYLERIGDHATNIAEMVIYMVEGKIIRHTGPA
- the pstA gene encoding phosphate ABC transporter permease PstA, which gives rise to MEDIKRRIKISKYWDYTFAITGLLSSFVGLALLFALFLDLFIDGSPRLSYKFFTSFPSRFPEEAGILSAWVGTTLVMVVTALTALPLGVAAGIYLEEYARKNWFTDIIEINVANLAGVPSIIYGLLALGLFVYFLRLGESILTGGLALALLILPVVIMATREAIRAIPNSIREASYALGATKWQTVQHHIIPYSTGGILTGIIIGLSRAIGETAPLITVGALTFIAFLPSSPISSEFPFISFKWLIDPFTVMPIQLFNWVSRPQKGFHVNAAAAGIVLLIMTLIMNGLAIYIRYRFRKKIRW
- a CDS encoding cation-translocating P-type ATPase produces the protein MERYSEHPLAKAIIKKASEMEAAVPEPDECRVIPGMGIEVTVNGKKIVLGSREMLRISDIAISDEIERYIHDREENGKTALLLSHDNTVCGVICVADIVREGSIEAIASLKGLGFDDPIMLTGDNPRTANAIASSLGIKNVVAQLLPEDKVSKIKELASKGKRVLMVGDGINDAPALAQAHVGIAMGAVGSDAAIEASDVALMRDEWKQIPEAVMIGRKTFSIIKQNLAVGIVFNLVGITLASTGILSPAMAAVAHVMPDVLVFLNSSRLLR
- a CDS encoding SHOCT domain-containing protein — translated: MWGDWMYGYGMGWGWFGFILMIAFWALVILGIVYLVKAIAGRGASPKEETPLDILKKRYAKGEIDQEDFVKRKRDLE